In a genomic window of Saccharicrinis carchari:
- a CDS encoding BT4734/BF3469 family protein — translation MELKDILKTEVTYFDKLWTSPKSTSLDSVFSEIRSDKHGRIASYLSALYSKGDKDNYKTHKGRLPVVTFCATFEGGRKKEHLKNYNCITVLDIDKLGGDELQKTKESLLKDEYVFTYWESPSRDGVKGLVHLNYEFNIEDIGIDESHKIAFTQLVEHFAEKHNIELDKSGSDFTRLCFICQDTQLVLKEKVESFTIEYKPIHTSKGKSKVNIPKSTKSISSKDALYNPIGKNNAYHRKTLKNIIKYLTKNSLSITDSYENWLRVAFAISNSFTFDIGVKYFNELCILDTDKYVETECKNLLINCYENTRGEIGFNTIIHMAVETGYNYKNINAKST, via the coding sequence ATGGAATTAAAAGATATATTGAAAACCGAAGTAACCTACTTTGATAAATTGTGGACTTCTCCAAAGTCAACAAGTTTAGATTCAGTATTTAGCGAAATTAGGAGTGACAAACATGGCAGAATAGCAAGTTATCTTAGTGCATTATATTCTAAAGGAGATAAAGACAACTACAAAACACACAAAGGACGATTACCAGTTGTGACATTTTGTGCCACATTTGAAGGTGGACGAAAAAAAGAACATCTAAAAAACTATAATTGCATTACGGTATTAGATATTGATAAACTTGGCGGCGATGAATTGCAAAAAACTAAAGAATCACTGCTTAAGGATGAGTATGTTTTTACCTATTGGGAATCTCCTTCGAGAGATGGAGTTAAAGGGTTAGTTCACCTAAATTATGAATTTAACATTGAAGATATTGGCATAGATGAATCGCACAAAATTGCCTTTACTCAGCTTGTTGAGCATTTCGCGGAAAAGCATAATATTGAATTAGACAAAAGTGGAAGTGATTTTACAAGATTATGTTTTATTTGTCAGGATACTCAATTGGTATTGAAAGAAAAAGTCGAATCTTTTACCATAGAATATAAACCAATTCATACATCAAAAGGAAAATCAAAAGTCAACATACCTAAGTCTACAAAAAGTATTAGTTCTAAAGATGCATTGTATAATCCAATTGGTAAAAACAATGCTTATCATCGAAAAACACTTAAGAATATCATAAAATATTTAACTAAGAATTCTTTGTCTATTACAGATTCTTATGAGAATTGGCTAAGAGTTGCTTTTGCCATATCTAACTCATTTACTTTTGATATTGGAGTTAAATATTTTAATGAATTGTGCATTCTTGATACTGACAAATACGTAGAAACAGAGTGTAAGAATTTACTTATAAACTGTTATGAAAATACAAGAGGGGAAATTGGCTTTAATACAATAATCCACATGGCAGTAGAAACAGGTTATAATTATAAAAATATAAATGCGAAGAGTACCTAA
- a CDS encoding reverse transcriptase/maturase family protein, whose amino-acid sequence MQKLDDYITEERIIFYLCRIRAKHAKQRSKKHLVHLLSSNKEFNYHLNTAKQKERIDDDLALLNGMLPSRRKWKKLNKSKRYQKNNQRINSVDYNVNSLLLTIEFYRKNHPEEPFLKNLDSFISDLKASINNPDYKIESPTVIPKLKGDKHPIKNKCRPISLFTLKDRLIISFTNKYFTEIFDSYFYKHSYAFRAIQVKDGKKYTLTHHDSIQAILDYKEKYKGKRLWVAECDISKFYDTVHHSIVKKQFKKLINRVKKDKPELYDERAENIFYKYLDSYSFVKNVLPYNKDINKAYWSEKFKIPGGYFGWVEKDLIDLGYFKDIRNAKIGVPQGGAISGLIANLVLDYADTEILKLKSTKLFYVRFCDDMVIMHPSKKECERASTVYSESLKKMHLIPHDFEKNMTNTSSSFWSDKIKSKHPYKWSSSYTNSFPWFGFVGYEIHYSGSLRVRKSSLAKEKKKQKEVVTQILNAVKSGKRKNDGTICESAANRLIGMSVGRVTMKNFEIMENDMCWANGFIKLKDNRHLRAQLKDLDRYRAKQMSKLINTVKEIELDELKNHPIRIGKLAFCTISGISEKYSEEIRNQLVKSRILNSKFELNKKVDFESSELDLGLSADFLPYKNDIIYVLLNPVDKRELSYYGKPFSYYYNVIEKKK is encoded by the coding sequence ATGCAAAAACTAGATGATTATATTACAGAGGAAAGGATAATATTCTATTTATGTAGAATAAGGGCGAAGCATGCAAAACAACGAAGTAAAAAGCATCTAGTACATTTGTTATCAAGTAATAAAGAATTTAATTATCATTTGAATACAGCAAAGCAGAAAGAAAGAATCGATGATGATTTAGCCCTACTTAATGGAATGCTACCAAGCAGGAGAAAATGGAAGAAGTTAAATAAATCAAAGAGATATCAAAAGAACAATCAAAGAATCAATTCAGTTGATTATAATGTAAATTCACTTTTGTTGACCATTGAATTTTATAGAAAAAATCATCCCGAGGAACCATTTTTAAAAAATCTTGATTCTTTCATCTCAGATTTAAAAGCTTCAATAAATAATCCTGATTATAAAATTGAATCTCCAACGGTAATTCCAAAATTAAAGGGAGACAAACATCCTATTAAAAATAAATGTCGTCCTATATCGCTTTTTACATTAAAAGACAGGTTGATAATTAGTTTTACAAATAAGTATTTTACCGAAATATTTGATAGTTACTTTTATAAACATTCGTATGCATTTAGAGCAATTCAAGTAAAAGATGGCAAAAAATATACTTTAACACATCATGATTCTATTCAAGCTATATTAGATTACAAAGAGAAATATAAAGGCAAAAGGCTTTGGGTTGCAGAATGTGATATAAGTAAATTCTATGACACAGTCCATCATTCAATAGTAAAAAAGCAATTCAAAAAGCTTATTAATAGGGTAAAGAAAGATAAGCCAGAACTGTATGATGAAAGAGCAGAAAATATATTCTATAAGTATTTAGACTCATATTCATTTGTTAAAAATGTACTACCATACAATAAGGATATTAACAAAGCTTATTGGTCTGAAAAATTTAAAATACCAGGTGGCTATTTTGGTTGGGTTGAAAAGGATTTAATTGATTTGGGGTATTTTAAGGATATCCGAAATGCAAAAATTGGAGTTCCGCAAGGAGGTGCTATTTCAGGTTTAATTGCAAACTTAGTTTTAGATTATGCAGATACGGAAATTTTAAAATTAAAGTCAACGAAATTATTCTATGTTAGATTCTGTGATGATATGGTTATTATGCATCCTTCTAAGAAAGAATGTGAAAGAGCATCAACTGTATATTCTGAATCATTAAAGAAAATGCATTTAATTCCTCATGATTTTGAAAAGAACATGACAAACACATCTAGTTCATTTTGGAGTGATAAAATAAAGTCAAAACATCCTTATAAATGGTCATCTAGTTATACAAATTCTTTCCCATGGTTTGGTTTTGTCGGTTATGAGATACATTATTCAGGAAGCCTTAGAGTTCGAAAAAGTTCTTTAGCAAAAGAAAAGAAGAAACAAAAAGAAGTTGTTACTCAAATATTAAATGCAGTTAAATCTGGGAAAAGAAAAAATGATGGTACGATATGTGAATCTGCAGCTAACCGCTTAATAGGCATGTCAGTTGGCAGAGTTACTATGAAAAATTTTGAGATTATGGAAAATGATATGTGTTGGGCAAATGGTTTTATTAAACTCAAAGACAACAGGCACTTAAGAGCACAGCTTAAAGACTTGGACAGGTACAGAGCTAAACAAATGTCGAAACTTATTAATACTGTTAAAGAAATAGAGCTAGATGAACTGAAGAATCATCCAATTAGGATTGGGAAATTGGCATTTTGTACGATAAGTGGTATTTCGGAAAAATATTCTGAGGAAATAAGGAATCAATTAGTTAAAAGTAGGATTCTGAATTCCAAATTTGAATTAAATAAGAAAGTTGACTTTGAAAGCTCTGAATTAGATTTGGGTTTATCTGCCGATTTTCTGCCTTACAAAAATGATATCATTTATGTATTATTAAATCCTGTTGACAAAAGGGAGTTGTCGTATTATGGAAAGCCTTTTAGTTACTATTATAATGTAATCGAGAAGAAAAAATGA